A part of Antennarius striatus isolate MH-2024 chromosome 21, ASM4005453v1, whole genome shotgun sequence genomic DNA contains:
- the zdhhc6 gene encoding palmitoyltransferase ZDHHC6 isoform X1, whose translation MNFFSSFVTFENLHEVRRLCHWGPIIALSVIAICSTMAMVDSIIWYWPLDTTGGSINFIMLINWTVLILYNYFNAMFVGPGYIPLGWKPKDQPDAQYLQYCRVCQGYKAPRSHHCRKCNRCVMKMDHHCPWINNCCGHLNHAYFTSFLLLAPLGCSHAAIIFIMTMYTQLYERISFGWSTVKIDMSAVRQFQPLMPFSVPAFAATLFALGLALGTTIAVGMLFFIQMKVILRNKTSIESWIEEKAKDRIQHYQTGETFVFPYDLGSRWINFKQVFTWSGTPRGDGLQWPVHPQCHQHTLTIEQLKQKADKRVRSQVQYRAVDDYNGACCPLSKGVQTFFRTPCTEEPRIPLSKGDTIMATRGTKWWMYGDKVLNGEQMRAGERVRGWFPRRCVEKCHYDTAASDSTSDKKVN comes from the exons ATGAACTTCTTCTCCAGCTTCGTGACGTTTGAGAACCTCCATGAGGTTCGGAGACTGTGCCACTGGGGGCCAATCATAGCGCTGTCTGTCATTGCTATCTGCTCCACCATGGCGATGGTGGACTCCATTATCTGGTACTGGCCACTGGACACCACAGGAGGCAGCATTAACTTCATCATGCTCATCAACTGGACCGTCCTCATCCTTTATAATTACTTCAACGCTATGTTTGTCGGCCCTGGATACATCCCTCTGGGCTGGAAACCA AAGGATCAGCCGGACGCCCAGTACCTGCAGTACTGCAGGGTGTGCCAAGGGTACAAGGCCCCCCGATCACACCACTGCCGCAAGTGTAACAG GTGCGTGATGAAGATGGACCACCACTGCCCGTGGATCAACAACTGCTGCGGGCACCTGAACCACGCCTACTtcaccagcttcctgctgctggcTCCTCTGGGCTGCTCTCACGCcgccatcatcttcatcatgacCATGTACACGCAGCTGTATGAGAGG ATATCGTTCGGCTGGAGCACCGTGAAGATCGACATGAGCGCCGTTCGTCAGTTCCAGCCCCTCATGCCCTTCAGCGTTCCTGCTTTTGCTGCCACACTCTTTGCCTTAGGTTTGGCCCTGGGTACCACCATCGCTGTCGGCATGCTTTTCTTCATACAG ATGAAAGTCATCCTTCGAAACAAGACCTCGATCGAGTCATGGATCGAGGAAAAG GCCAAAGACAGAATACAGCACTACCAAACAGGGGAGACGTTCGTCTTCCCGTACGACCTCGGCAGCCGCTGGATCAACTTCAAACAAGTCTTCACGTGGTCGGGGACGCCCAGGGGGGACGGCCTGCAGTGGCCCGTCCACCCCCAGTGTCACCAGCACACCTTAACT ATTGAGCAGCTGAAACAGAAAGCTGATAAACGAGTGAGGAGT CAGGTCCAGTACCGGGCCGTGGACGACTACAACGGTGCTTGCTGCCCTTTGAGCAAAGGAGTCCAGACTTTCTTCAGAACGCCGTGCACCGAGGAGCCCAGGATCCCCCTCAGCAAAGGAGACACCATCATGGCCACGCGCGGCACCAA gTGGTGGATGTACGGAGACAAAGTGTTGAACGGGGAGCAGATGAGAG CGGGGGAGCGTGTGAGGGGATGGTTTCCAAGGCGGTGTGTGGAGAAGTGCCATTACGACACAGCTGCCAGCGATAGCACCAGCGATAAGAAAGTAAATTAG
- the zdhhc6 gene encoding palmitoyltransferase ZDHHC6 isoform X2, whose amino-acid sequence MNFFSSFVTFENLHEVRRLCHWGPIIALSVIAICSTMAMVDSIIWYWPLDTTGGSINFIMLINWTVLILYNYFNAMFVGPGYIPLGWKPKDQPDAQYLQYCRVCQGYKAPRSHHCRKCNRCVMKMDHHCPWINNCCGHLNHAYFTSFLLLAPLGCSHAAIIFIMTMYTQLYERISFGWSTVKIDMSAVRQFQPLMPFSVPAFAATLFALGLALGTTIAVGMLFFIQMKVILRNKTSIESWIEEKAKDRIQHYQTGETFVFPYDLGSRWINFKQVFTWSGTPRGDGLQWPVHPQCHQHTLTIEQLKQKADKRVRSVQYRAVDDYNGACCPLSKGVQTFFRTPCTEEPRIPLSKGDTIMATRGTKWWMYGDKVLNGEQMRAGERVRGWFPRRCVEKCHYDTAASDSTSDKKVN is encoded by the exons ATGAACTTCTTCTCCAGCTTCGTGACGTTTGAGAACCTCCATGAGGTTCGGAGACTGTGCCACTGGGGGCCAATCATAGCGCTGTCTGTCATTGCTATCTGCTCCACCATGGCGATGGTGGACTCCATTATCTGGTACTGGCCACTGGACACCACAGGAGGCAGCATTAACTTCATCATGCTCATCAACTGGACCGTCCTCATCCTTTATAATTACTTCAACGCTATGTTTGTCGGCCCTGGATACATCCCTCTGGGCTGGAAACCA AAGGATCAGCCGGACGCCCAGTACCTGCAGTACTGCAGGGTGTGCCAAGGGTACAAGGCCCCCCGATCACACCACTGCCGCAAGTGTAACAG GTGCGTGATGAAGATGGACCACCACTGCCCGTGGATCAACAACTGCTGCGGGCACCTGAACCACGCCTACTtcaccagcttcctgctgctggcTCCTCTGGGCTGCTCTCACGCcgccatcatcttcatcatgacCATGTACACGCAGCTGTATGAGAGG ATATCGTTCGGCTGGAGCACCGTGAAGATCGACATGAGCGCCGTTCGTCAGTTCCAGCCCCTCATGCCCTTCAGCGTTCCTGCTTTTGCTGCCACACTCTTTGCCTTAGGTTTGGCCCTGGGTACCACCATCGCTGTCGGCATGCTTTTCTTCATACAG ATGAAAGTCATCCTTCGAAACAAGACCTCGATCGAGTCATGGATCGAGGAAAAG GCCAAAGACAGAATACAGCACTACCAAACAGGGGAGACGTTCGTCTTCCCGTACGACCTCGGCAGCCGCTGGATCAACTTCAAACAAGTCTTCACGTGGTCGGGGACGCCCAGGGGGGACGGCCTGCAGTGGCCCGTCCACCCCCAGTGTCACCAGCACACCTTAACT ATTGAGCAGCTGAAACAGAAAGCTGATAAACGAGTGAGGAGT GTCCAGTACCGGGCCGTGGACGACTACAACGGTGCTTGCTGCCCTTTGAGCAAAGGAGTCCAGACTTTCTTCAGAACGCCGTGCACCGAGGAGCCCAGGATCCCCCTCAGCAAAGGAGACACCATCATGGCCACGCGCGGCACCAA gTGGTGGATGTACGGAGACAAAGTGTTGAACGGGGAGCAGATGAGAG CGGGGGAGCGTGTGAGGGGATGGTTTCCAAGGCGGTGTGTGGAGAAGTGCCATTACGACACAGCTGCCAGCGATAGCACCAGCGATAAGAAAGTAAATTAG
- the coasy gene encoding bifunctional coenzyme A synthase: MTAVRSIISASGISRGAEICLQSCGGLRRELDIISREIFSAQASPHIQLQLSAVSTSDMSMFSTGILVLTSPLHALPLRIAPVLSSAAQLVERTLYVHLHPGLNLGSGSPPRPVFIPPAADLSSFITRLYSKASNICAHLDVRVLLTNVCANSAACLPNGPFPTPQSLSHSPEVVLTDFPLHDPGQSHQVTQCLQMYMGHCYVCSPSLKSVLLHPQLTGVQEDKEEGVMDPEERTEPLETYSDVVVGGTFDRLHGAHKMLLNISCLLASKRFLIGVCDQMMLKKKVLKELIEPYSLRVQKLQEFLQDVKPSLQVEIVPLDDPFGVSVVDPLLQCIVVSEETRKGGEAVNRKRLENGLQPLVVHVMQLLKDDHHTIPEEEKISSSSLRSRLLGTLLTPPKDSPHLPLLPYVIGLTGGSGSGKSSISRQLEALGAVRIDCDRLGHEVYLPDTSAYRRVLEEFGQELLNQDRTINRPALGKKVFGNQGRLKALTDIVWPEIAALVKGRISQAREEGKRVCVLDAAVLLQAGWTDMVHEVWVTIIPEEEAVLRITQRDGIAAEDAVKRLQSQWSNAKLVEHANVALSTLWKPEVTHKQVLKAWNLLQKRIQQREQGHAKVTTSSQL, from the exons ATGACCGCTGTCAGGTCGATCATTTCCGCATCAGGAATTAGCAGGGGAGCAGAAATATGCCTTCAGTCGTGTGGAGGTTTACGCCGTGAACTTGACATCATTTCGCGTGAGATTTTCTCTGCACAG gcatcTCCTCACATCCAGCTGCAGCTCTCAGCTGTGTCCACCAGTGACATGTCTATGTTCAGCACAGGCATCCTGGTACTGACGTCCCCCCTCCACGCCCTCCCCTTACGCATCGCCCCAGTGCTCAGTTCGGCAGCGCAGCTCGTAGAGCGCACCCTTTACGTTCACCTCCACCCGGGGCTGAACCTCGGGAGCGGAAGCCCTCCTCGGCCCGTTTTCATTCCTCCAGCGGCGGACCTGTCCTCGTTCATAACCCGCCTTTACAGCAAGGCTTCAAATATATGCGCTCACCTGGATGTCCGTGTTCTGTTGACCAATGTTTGTGCTAATTCAGCCGCCTGCCTCCCAAACGGTCCCTTCCCCACGCCGCAATCCTTGTCTCACTCCCCAGAGGTGGTGCTCACAGACTTCCCACTGCATGACCCGGGTCAGTCCCATCAGGTTACACAGTGTCTGCAGATGTACATGGGCCACTGCTACGTCTGCAGCCCCAGCCTGAAGTCAGTGCTGCTGCACCCCCAGCTGACAGGGGTGCAGGAGGATAAGGAGGAAGGTGTGATGGATCCAGAGGAGAGAACTGAACCCTTGGAGACCTACAGTGACGTGGTGGTAGGGGGGACGTTTGACCGGCTCCACGGGGCCCACAAGATGCTGCTCAACATTTCATGCCTGCTCGCCAGCAAACGCTTCCTCATTGGCGTGTGTGACCAGATGATGCTGAAAA AGAAAGTGCTGAAGGAGCTGATTGAGCCGTACTCTCTACGTGTCCAGAAGCTCCAGGAGTTCCTGCAGGACGTCAAGCCGTCGCTGCAGGTGGAGATCGTGCCCCTGGACGACCCCTTTGGCGTCTCTGTGGTCGACCCCTTGCTGCAGTGCATCGTGGTGAGCGAGGAGACCAGAAAGGGAGGCGAGGCCGTCAACAGGAAACGCCTGGAGAAT GGCCTCCAGCCTCTGGTCGTCCACGTGATGCAGCTGCTGAAGGACGATCACCACACCAttccagaggaggagaagatcaGTTCCTCCAGTCTACGCTCACGTCTGCTGGGCACCCTCCTGACCCCGCCAAAG GACTCCCCCCACCTCCCGCTCCTGCCTTACGTTATCGGCCTGACGGGGGGCAGTGGCAGCGGGAAAAGTTCCATCAGCCGACAGCTGGAGGCGCTGGGCGCGGTCCGGATCGACTGCGACCGGCTGGGTCACGAGGTCTACCTGCCCGACACGTCCGCCTACCGCCGGGTGCTGGAGGAGTTTGGGCAAG AACTCCTGAACCAAGACAGAACCATCAACAGACCTGCTCTAGGGAAGAAGGTGTTTGGAAACCAG GGGCGTTTAAAGGCTCTGACGGACATCGTGTGGCCTGAAATTGCAGCTCTGGTGAAGGGGAGGATCAGCCAAGCCAGAGAAGAAG GTAagcgggtgtgtgtgttggacgcAGCGGTTCTCCTGCAGGCCGGCTGGACAGACATGGTCCACGAGGTCTGGGTCACCATCATCCCTGAGGAGGAG GCGGTGCTGAGGATTACGCAGCGAGACGGCATCGCCGCAGAAGACGCCGTGAAGCGGCTGCAGAGCCAGTGGTCCAATGCTAAGCTAGTAGAGCACGCTAATGTAGCGCTGAGCACGCTGTGGAAACCGGAGGTGACCCACAAACAG gtcCTGAAAGCGTGGAATCTGCTTCAGAAGAGGATCCAGCAGAGAGAGCAGGGTCACGCAAAGGTCACGACGTCCTCTCAGCTGTGA